The genomic region GCCCAGCCGTCGGCCGTGTCGTGATCGGTGAGCGCGATCACGTCCAGGCCGTCCCGCTTCGCGTGCGCGATCAGGACGTCGACCGGGTCGGTGCCGTCCGAGCGGTTCGAGTGGGTGTGCAGGTCGATGCGCACGGGTGATCGGGATCCCTTCTCTGGACATCTGTCAGCGCTGATGCTATCCGGGCGGGCCGCGGGAACCGCGCTCGTCGTCCACCGCCGGGTGCGGCCGGGCGTCCTGGCCCCTATCTTTTGTGCATGGAGCCGGAACGGGTCGACTGTGTGGGTGCGCTCGTGTACGACGAGCAACGGCGGCTGCTGGTGGTCCGACGAGCCAACGAGCCGGGCCGGGGCCTGTGGTCGTTGCCGGGTGGACGGGTGGAGCCGGGTGAGGACGACCCGGCCGCGGTGGCCCGCGAGGTGGCCGAGGAGACCGGGCTCGAGGTGGTCGTCGGCGACCTGGTCGGCGAGGTCGAGCGGGAGGGCCCGCGGAACCGGCTGTACGTGATCCGCGACTACCAGGCGCAGGCGGTCGGCGGCAGCCTGACGGCCGGGGACGACGCGTCGGACGCCCGCTTCGTCAGCCGGGAGGAGTTCGAGAACCTGCCTACCACGACGCTGCTCGCCTCCACCCTCGCGCAGTGGAACGCCCTGCCGGGCTGACACCCGGAAGTGAGCGACGAGCCGTTCGGTTCAGTTGAGCGGGGGCGCGTCCAGGGCGATGAACGCGTAGACGGTCGTGCCGTGCTCGTCGGTGTGGGTGCGGACGAGATCGGCCATCTGGTTGACCAGCAGCAGGCCGCGACCGTTCAACTGTCCCGGGTCGGCCGGGATCCTGCCCGCCAGCGGGTCGGTCAGCCGTCCGCTGTCGCTGACCTCGCAGACCAGGTGGTTGGCGTCGCGCCAGATCCGCAGCTCACCTTCGCCGTCGGCATGGCGGATGCTGTTCGCCACCAGTTCGGTGGCGATCAGTTGCAGGTCGGCCATCCGGTCGCCGAGCAGGCCCAGGCGTTCGGCGTGCTCGCCGGCGAACTTGCGGGCGTCCCGCAGCCGGATCGACTTGCTGATCGGCAGAACCGCGACGTCCCCGGGCTTGTCGGGTTCGTCCAGCGGTTCGTTGTACCGGGCGACGATCGCCTCCGGCGCGTACTTGTCGCTCGGGTAGCTCCGGCCGCCTTCCCAGACGACGGGGTGCG from Kribbella flavida DSM 17836 harbors:
- a CDS encoding NUDIX hydrolase translates to MEPERVDCVGALVYDEQRRLLVVRRANEPGRGLWSLPGGRVEPGEDDPAAVAREVAEETGLEVVVGDLVGEVEREGPRNRLYVIRDYQAQAVGGSLTAGDDASDARFVSREEFENLPTTTLLASTLAQWNALPG
- a CDS encoding sensor histidine kinase; protein product: MTTTATRPTTGFVHPALFYRTDQEYTDSLVQFITEGLALGQPVAVAVPESRLRLLREALGDAAADVTLINMEQAGRNPGRIIPTVLRRFADDHADTHVRIIGEPIWAGRSELEYPACAQHEALINLAFAGRDVTIVCPYDLSALDDRVVDDALLTHPVVWEGGRSYPSDKYAPEAIVARYNEPLDEPDKPGDVAVLPISKSIRLRDARKFAGEHAERLGLLGDRMADLQLIATELVANSIRHADGEGELRIWRDANHLVCEVSDSGRLTDPLAGRIPADPGQLNGRGLLLVNQMADLVRTHTDEHGTTVYAFIALDAPPLN